From Oncorhynchus mykiss isolate Arlee chromosome 6, USDA_OmykA_1.1, whole genome shotgun sequence, the proteins below share one genomic window:
- the LOC110525861 gene encoding AP-3 complex subunit mu-2 — translation MIHSLFLVNSSGDIFLEKHWKSVVSRSVCDYFFEAQERASEPENVPPVIPTPHHYLISVLRHRIYFVAVIQSEVPPLFVIEFLHRVVDTFQDYFGVCTEAAIKDNVVVVYELLEEMLDNGFPLATESNILKELIKPPTILRTVVNTITGSTNVGEQLPTGQLSVVPWRRTGVKYTNNEAYFDVVEEIDAIIDKSGSTITAEIQGVIDACVKLTGMPDLTLSFMNPRLLDDVSFHPCVRFKRWEAERILSFIPPDGNFRLLSYHVSSQNLVAIPVYVKHNITFREGSSQGRFELTLGPKQTMGKGVEAVLVSSQLPRGVLNTNLNPTQGTYTFDPVTKLLSWDVGKINPQKLPSLKGSMSLQAGASKPDENPTINIQFKIQQSALSGLKVNRLDMYGEKYKPFKGIKYMTKAGKFQVRT, via the exons ATGATCCACAGCCTGTTCCTCGTGAACTCCTCGGGGGACATTTTCCTGGAGAAGCACTGGAAGAGCGTTGTGAGCCGCTCCGTGTGCGACTACTTTTTCGAGGCGCAAGAGCGCGCTAGCGAGCCAGAGAACGTGCCCCCAGTCATCCCGACCCCACACCACTACCTAATCAGTGTGCTAAGGCACCGCATTTACTTTGTGGCAGTTATCCAGAGCGAGGTGCCGCCGCTCTTTGTCATTGAGTTCTTACACAGGGTGGTTGATACATTCCAG GACTACTTTGGGGTGTGCACGGAGGCAGCGATCAAGGACAATGTGGTGGTAGTATATGAGCTACTAGAGGAGATGCTGGACAATGGTTTCCCCCTGGCCACAGAGTCCAATATCCTCAAAGAGCTCATCAAGCCGCCCACCATCCTGCGCACAGTGGTCAACACCATCACAG GCAGTACCAATGTAGGGGAGCAGCTCCCTACTGGCCAGTTGTCCGTGGTGCCATGGCGACGCACTGGAGTGAAGTACACAAACAACGAGGCCTACTTTGATGTAGTGGAGGAGATTGATGCCATAATCGATAAATCAG GCTCCACTATCACAGCAGAGATCCAGGGGGTGATTGATGCCTGTGTGAAATTAACAGGCATGCCTGACCTCACTCTCTCGTTCATG AACCCTCGTCTGCTGGATGATGTGAGCTTCCACCCGTGTGTGAGGTTCAAGCGCTGGGAAGCGGAGAGGATCCTCTCCTTCATCCCCCCAGATGGAAACTTCCGGCTGCTCTCCTACCACGTCAGCTCCCAGAA TCTGGTGGCCATCCCAGTGTACGTCAAGCACAACATCACGTTCAGGGAGGGTAGTTCTCAGGGCCGCTTTGAGCTGACCCTGGGCCCCAAGCAGACCATGGGGAAGGGAGTAGAGGCTGTTCTGGTCAGCAGCCAGCTGCCCCGCGGAGTTCTCAACACCAACCTCAACCCCACCCAGGGGACATACACCTTCGACCCTGTCACTAAG CTCCTGTCGTGGGACGTGGGTAAGATCAACCCTCAGAAACTGCCGAGTCTAAAAGGCTCTATGAGCCTGCAGGCAGGGGCCTCCAAGCCAGACGAGAACCCCACCATCAACATCCAGTTCAAGATCCAACAGTCGGCCCTCtctg GACTGAAGGTGAATCGGTTGGATATGTACGGGGAGAAGTACAAGCCATTCAAAGGCATCAAGTACATGACCAAAGCTGGCAAATTCCAGGTCCGGACATAG